In one Bacillus thuringiensis genomic region, the following are encoded:
- a CDS encoding isopeptide-forming domain-containing fimbrial protein, with product MKQVLKCFNVVTMITLLLSIILPSPSAFATEINKKSWDELQGNDVKIKAEQVNAEMYKGEVAEREHVFQYKIENTGDTPIRELVINQNNDNGIEFLSQSVKVNGEKLLENKVADFYVEEKDNGGKVLSSNLKIQDLKSHEKMNVLIKARRAQHFNKEYKQKISVQKDQLQIGNMSVDVEGLPSEEKLEANTDDEADSSKKAIGSTTDSKTKEVDGKLKVSVEDKNISTQKTEIEKVKQPEAEKQLEKEEKQSPLTIKQKDAEVQAASENASKVQIQTGDKQGFGDPLYSTIAPGNLVQTGNVTLGLTTDHYGRQSMGYKTNKMTVDVDNDDSTFNSSTGAFPNIPAGSKVKKAYLFWTAAMGTVTSTNVNQRVSDNDVRQPVKMKMGNKEYAEVRADSIRKADYLPYISNYSGSGAGYVAYADVTNVIAQQGISQTLTVANVPQIKDVTGGGYYWGNWNLILVYENYKETVKDMKIWEGLVSQKSTAWTDISVNKINTPKEGAFKAKFSYFSSQGDPADNDRYAYDYGEYDFGLGYQKFKNIKGKDNDVNDSSMTEVQVDGTNEFVTKKYPGYKPAWTNSFSTDIHTYHLEGPTQVKNGLKEGKMRFRAYGGTGDIYVLNNATFVTEHNAPNLQVDKKALDSTGKEVKEIKAGEEFTYQIEVKNDTKNNQAPVSNVKGFDKLDDRLEYVPGSIQYISGSNKGNKTDDASDDEAEFINNQIDFRVGEGANAKDGGVLKPGESAVITFKVKVKHSVQSDTTVKNIVVVKGQDSAEIKYETEDDADITVTTPKEIPGEIEAKKIASNKTPKLGDEVEYRITFKNTVKDGRLDVLTIEDELPSSLEYVKDSLKAEGAKPEPVELKFENGKVMAKYPEIMDMEERSIVFKTKVKETAKIGEEIVNKATVSDKTNPPKNLEEKITPQHKAGKIVAKKKATNKKPKLGEEFEYQISFKNTVENGKLDAVTIEDEIPANLEFVQGSERAEGTEPNPVELKVENGKVIAKYPEITDTKERSIAFKVKVKEEAKAGETIVNKAVVSEPNGQSEHPEEKITPDYKYGKVDVEKNVTNQTPKLGEEVEYRITFYNTVENGKLETVLVEDTLPKDVEYVKDSLKAEGAKPEPVELKVEDGKVMAKYPEITDTEKRSIVFKVKVKDSAKVGEAIVNKAIAKDPKNEPVESKVVITPQSKKGEIAATKVVNNKKPKLGEEIEYRISFHNTVENGKLETVRVEDTIPKGLEYVENSIKAEGEAPGPVELAVENGIVKAKYIDIMDMKERSIVFKVKVKEEVRVDKEIVNKAIVDDTKNPPIEPEERITSQHKDGIIDSKKTVDNPSPKLGEEIEYRISFKNTVENGKLEKVIIEDTIPNGLEYVKGSEKAEGDKPAPLKLSVKDGKVIAEYENITDTKERSIVFKVKVKEEAEVGKEIINKAIVDDMKHPKEPEAKITPLHKDGKIKAKKSVNNETPKLGEEVEYRISMKNTVKNGKLTDVTIEDTLPEGLEYVENSLKAEGAGTDSVELKFENGKVIAKYPEIMDTEERSIIFKVKVKEEVKVGKKIINKATIDDSQNKPVNPTAEIIPQYQDGKLEAKKTVNNETPKLGEEVEYRISFKNTVEDGKLAEVKIEDTLPEGLEYVENSVKAEGSKPDPVELKVENGKVMAKYSEITDIEERSITFKVKVKDEVKVGKKIVNKAIIDDTKNPPETPTAEITPQHKDGKVEAKKTVNNETPKLGEEVEYRISFKNTVENGKLAEVKIEDDLPNGLEYVKDSVKAEGSKPDPVELKVKDGKVIAKYPEITDTEERSIVFKAKVKEEFKVGEGIVNKVVVDDTKDPTTSEVTITPEYKDGKLKAEKFVNNKKPKLGEEIEYRISFKNTVENGKLVEVKVEDEIPAGLEYVENSLQAEGSKPSPVELKFENGKVMAKYLEITDTKERSIIFKVKVKEEAEIGKEIVNKAIVVDTKNEPEEPYVEITPQYKDGKIAAQKVANNHKPKLGEEVEYRISFKNTVENGKLAEVNIKDALPNGLEYVEGSITAEGSKPKPAELHVKNNKIMAKYPAITDTEERTIVFKAKVKESAKVGEEIVNEAIVDDTKNLPEEPYVPITPQYKDGKIETRKEVSNHEPKLGEEIEYRIIFNNTVKDGKLAEVKIEDEIPAGLEYVENSLQAEGSKPSPVELKFENGKVMAKYLEIADTKERSIVFKVKVKDSVTIGKDITNKAIIHVDDPNHPIIEPTAKITPQHKDGKIAAHKKVNNHKPKLGEEIEYRISFNNTVKDGKLAEVKIEDEIPSGLEYVKDSLKADGDKPAPVELKEEAGKVSAKYENITDMKERSIIFKVKVKDSVEVDKAIVNKAIVDDTKNPPERPEVDITPQHKAGKFKANKKVSKKDPKLGEEVEYRISFKNTVENGKLAEVKIEDQLPNGLEYVKDSLKAEGNEPAPVELKEEAGKIIAKYENITDTAERSIIFKVKVTEVAKVGKKLVNTAVVDDDNPKNPPQKPEAIITPEYKNGKIKAEKTVNNPAPKLGEEVEYRITFRNVVEHGKLAKVKIKDELPNSLEFVEGSERAEGDNPKPLHVKVKNGIVLAEYPEITDTKERSIVFKAKVKEKAKIGEAIVNTAVVEDTINPPEKPNVAIQPQHKEGVLQAEKTVSNHEPKLGEEVEYRISFENTVENGKLTEVKVEDEIPAGLEYVQDSIKSDGPEPNPVELKVENGKVTAKYPEITDTKKRSIIFKAKVKETVQVGKEIINKAVVDDNNPTNPPVDPLIPITPQYKDGKLEARKEVSNHEPKLGEEIEYRITFNGTVDGGKLVDVKIEDKIPSGLEYVKDSLEAVGDKPVPTELKVENGKVTAKYPEIMDTKERSVIFKVKVKETAKVGGEITNKAIIQVDDPNHPVMEPTATIKPEYKDGKLKAAKTVSNKEPKLGEEIEYRISFENTVENGKIAEVKVEDEIPAGLEYVQDSIRFEGAEPNPVELKMEFGKVIAKYLEITDTKERSIIFKVKVKAAPSKGITNRAVVDDKINPPLEPTVTILPKTKEDFKIPEEPKEPEVKPEEPKEPKEPEMKPEEPKEPEVKPEEPKEPKEPEVKPEEPKEPKEPKEPKEPEVKPEEPKEPKEPEMKPKDLEKPEVKPEKPEVRLEKLIKEPQVKVEKELPKTGAAHSWMMSVSAGISFLVGGVLFVLGRRRKQ from the coding sequence ATGAAACAAGTATTGAAGTGTTTTAATGTCGTAACAATGATCACACTTCTTCTATCCATCATATTGCCTTCGCCCAGTGCTTTTGCTACAGAGATAAATAAAAAAAGCTGGGATGAGTTACAAGGAAATGATGTGAAAATTAAGGCAGAGCAAGTGAATGCTGAAATGTATAAGGGAGAAGTAGCGGAGAGGGAGCACGTATTTCAATATAAGATTGAAAATACGGGAGATACACCAATCCGAGAATTAGTAATTAATCAAAATAATGACAATGGAATTGAGTTTCTTTCGCAATCTGTGAAAGTAAACGGAGAGAAGTTACTTGAAAATAAGGTAGCGGATTTCTATGTAGAGGAAAAAGATAATGGAGGAAAGGTTCTTTCTTCTAATCTTAAAATTCAAGATTTAAAATCACATGAAAAAATGAATGTATTAATAAAAGCTCGTCGTGCGCAACATTTTAATAAAGAGTATAAGCAAAAAATTAGTGTGCAAAAGGATCAACTGCAAATAGGAAACATGTCTGTAGATGTTGAAGGGCTTCCTTCTGAAGAGAAGTTAGAAGCTAATACCGATGATGAGGCTGACAGTAGTAAGAAAGCTATCGGATCAACAACTGATTCAAAAACTAAAGAAGTGGATGGAAAATTAAAAGTATCTGTAGAAGATAAAAATATATCTACACAAAAAACAGAAATAGAGAAGGTAAAACAACCTGAAGCTGAAAAGCAACTAGAAAAAGAGGAAAAGCAATCACCTCTAACAATAAAGCAGAAGGATGCAGAAGTACAAGCTGCATCAGAAAATGCTTCGAAGGTTCAAATCCAAACAGGAGATAAACAAGGATTTGGAGACCCGCTGTATTCTACAATTGCTCCTGGTAATTTAGTACAGACTGGTAATGTGACCCTTGGTTTGACAACTGATCATTATGGCAGACAAAGTATGGGTTATAAAACGAATAAAATGACTGTGGACGTTGATAACGATGATAGTACTTTTAATTCGTCAACAGGTGCATTTCCTAACATTCCTGCTGGAAGTAAAGTGAAAAAGGCGTATTTGTTTTGGACAGCTGCAATGGGAACTGTAACTAGTACAAATGTTAATCAAAGAGTTAGTGATAATGATGTACGACAACCAGTCAAAATGAAAATGGGAAATAAAGAATATGCAGAGGTACGTGCTGATAGCATACGAAAAGCTGATTATCTACCCTATATTTCTAATTACTCAGGTAGTGGTGCAGGATATGTTGCGTATGCAGATGTAACAAATGTAATTGCACAGCAAGGTATTTCTCAAACGTTGACAGTTGCGAATGTGCCACAAATTAAAGATGTAACAGGTGGCGGCTATTACTGGGGTAACTGGAACCTTATATTAGTTTATGAAAACTATAAAGAAACAGTAAAAGATATGAAAATTTGGGAAGGGTTAGTTTCTCAAAAAAGTACAGCTTGGACGGATATTAGTGTTAATAAAATAAACACACCAAAAGAAGGTGCTTTTAAAGCAAAATTTAGTTATTTTTCATCGCAAGGTGATCCAGCTGATAATGATAGATATGCCTATGATTATGGAGAATATGATTTTGGGTTAGGGTATCAAAAGTTTAAAAATATTAAAGGTAAAGATAATGATGTTAATGACTCATCTATGACAGAAGTACAAGTAGATGGCACTAACGAGTTTGTTACAAAAAAATATCCAGGATATAAACCAGCTTGGACAAATTCATTCAGTACTGACATTCATACGTATCATCTTGAAGGACCGACTCAAGTAAAGAATGGTTTGAAAGAAGGGAAAATGCGTTTTAGAGCATATGGTGGTACTGGTGATATTTACGTATTAAATAACGCCACATTTGTTACAGAACATAATGCTCCAAACTTACAAGTTGATAAAAAGGCATTAGATAGTACCGGTAAAGAAGTTAAGGAAATTAAAGCCGGTGAAGAGTTTACGTATCAAATTGAAGTGAAAAATGATACGAAAAATAATCAAGCGCCGGTATCGAATGTAAAAGGTTTTGATAAATTAGATGATCGTTTAGAGTATGTTCCGGGATCTATACAATATATTTCTGGAAGTAATAAAGGAAATAAAACAGATGATGCAAGCGATGATGAAGCGGAGTTTATAAATAATCAAATTGATTTCCGTGTTGGTGAAGGTGCTAATGCTAAAGACGGCGGTGTTTTAAAGCCGGGGGAAAGTGCCGTTATTACATTCAAAGTAAAAGTGAAACATTCTGTACAATCAGATACAACAGTAAAAAATATCGTTGTTGTAAAGGGACAAGATAGTGCCGAGATAAAGTATGAAACTGAGGACGATGCAGATATTACGGTTACGACTCCAAAAGAGATCCCTGGAGAAATAGAAGCTAAAAAAATAGCATCTAATAAAACACCGAAGTTAGGTGATGAAGTAGAGTATCGTATTACCTTTAAAAATACGGTAAAAGATGGACGTCTAGATGTATTGACGATTGAAGACGAATTACCAAGTAGTCTTGAATACGTAAAAGATAGTTTGAAAGCAGAAGGTGCAAAACCAGAGCCAGTAGAGTTGAAGTTTGAAAATGGCAAAGTAATGGCAAAGTATCCAGAAATTATGGATATGGAAGAAAGAAGTATCGTCTTTAAAACAAAAGTAAAAGAAACTGCAAAAATTGGTGAAGAAATTGTTAATAAAGCAACCGTTAGTGATAAAACAAATCCACCAAAGAATCTAGAAGAGAAGATTACACCACAGCATAAGGCTGGTAAAATTGTCGCAAAGAAAAAAGCGACAAATAAGAAGCCGAAGCTAGGAGAAGAATTTGAATATCAAATTAGCTTTAAAAATACGGTGGAAAACGGAAAACTAGATGCAGTTACAATAGAAGATGAAATTCCAGCTAACTTAGAATTTGTTCAAGGCAGTGAGAGAGCTGAAGGTACTGAACCAAATCCAGTAGAGTTAAAAGTAGAAAATGGTAAGGTAATCGCAAAATATCCAGAGATTACGGATACAAAAGAGCGAAGCATTGCCTTTAAAGTGAAAGTAAAAGAAGAGGCAAAAGCGGGAGAAACGATCGTTAATAAAGCGGTTGTGAGTGAGCCAAATGGACAGTCTGAGCATCCAGAAGAAAAGATTACGCCGGATTATAAATACGGTAAAGTGGATGTAGAAAAAAACGTAACGAATCAAACACCAAAACTAGGAGAAGAAGTGGAATACCGAATTACATTTTATAATACGGTAGAAAACGGAAAACTAGAAACGGTGCTAGTAGAAGATACACTACCTAAAGATGTTGAATACGTGAAAGATAGTTTGAAAGCAGAAGGTGCAAAACCAGAGCCAGTAGAACTAAAAGTGGAAGACGGCAAAGTAATGGCCAAGTATCCAGAAATTACGGATACAGAAAAAAGAAGTATTGTCTTTAAAGTGAAAGTAAAAGATTCGGCAAAAGTAGGGGAGGCAATTGTAAATAAGGCAATTGCAAAAGATCCGAAAAATGAGCCTGTTGAATCGAAGGTTGTTATTACACCGCAAAGTAAAAAAGGTGAAATTGCTGCTACAAAGGTAGTTAATAATAAGAAACCGAAGCTAGGTGAAGAAATCGAGTACCGCATTAGTTTTCATAATACGGTTGAGAACGGAAAACTAGAAACGGTGCGAGTGGAAGATACAATTCCAAAAGGTCTTGAATATGTAGAAAATAGCATCAAGGCTGAAGGAGAAGCACCTGGACCAGTAGAATTAGCTGTTGAAAATGGGATAGTCAAAGCTAAGTATATCGATATTATGGATATGAAAGAAAGAAGTATCGTCTTTAAAGTAAAGGTAAAGGAAGAAGTAAGAGTAGATAAAGAGATTGTCAATAAAGCAATTGTTGATGATACGAAAAATCCACCGATTGAGCCGGAGGAAAGAATTACTTCGCAACATAAGGATGGAATAATTGATTCGAAGAAGACAGTAGATAATCCATCACCAAAACTAGGAGAAGAAATAGAATACCGAATTAGCTTTAAGAATACGGTAGAAAACGGAAAACTAGAAAAGGTAATAATAGAGGATACAATTCCTAACGGTTTAGAGTATGTAAAAGGCAGTGAAAAGGCTGAAGGTGATAAACCAGCTCCATTAAAGTTAAGTGTGAAAGATGGAAAAGTTATTGCTGAATACGAAAATATTACGGATACGAAAGAAAGAAGTATTGTCTTTAAGGTAAAGGTGAAGGAAGAAGCGGAAGTGGGTAAGGAAATCATCAATAAGGCAATTGTTGATGATATGAAACATCCGAAAGAACCAGAAGCAAAAATTACACCATTACACAAAGATGGAAAAATTAAAGCGAAGAAAAGCGTAAATAATGAAACACCTAAGTTAGGAGAAGAAGTAGAATACCGAATTAGTATGAAAAATACGGTAAAGAACGGAAAGCTAACAGACGTGACAATAGAGGATACTTTACCAGAAGGTTTAGAGTATGTAGAAAATAGTTTGAAAGCAGAAGGTGCCGGAACAGATTCAGTAGAGCTGAAATTTGAAAATGGTAAGGTAATAGCAAAATATCCAGAAATTATGGATACAGAAGAAAGAAGTATCATTTTTAAAGTGAAAGTAAAAGAAGAAGTAAAAGTCGGTAAAAAAATCATTAATAAAGCAACTATTGATGATTCGCAAAACAAGCCAGTTAATCCGACAGCGGAAATTATTCCTCAGTATCAAGATGGAAAACTTGAAGCGAAAAAGACGGTAAATAATGAAACGCCGAAGTTAGGAGAAGAAGTAGAATACCGAATTAGCTTTAAAAATACGGTAGAAGACGGAAAACTAGCAGAGGTGAAAATAGAAGATACTTTACCAGAAGGTTTAGAGTATGTAGAAAATAGTGTAAAAGCAGAAGGTTCTAAGCCAGATCCAGTAGAATTGAAAGTGGAAAATGGTAAGGTAATGGCGAAGTATTCAGAGATTACGGATATAGAAGAAAGAAGTATCACTTTTAAAGTGAAAGTAAAAGATGAAGTGAAAGTCGGTAAAAAAATCGTCAATAAAGCAATTATTGATGATACGAAAAATCCGCCAGAAACACCGACGGCAGAAATTACTCCGCAGCATAAAGACGGAAAAGTGGAAGCGAAGAAAACGGTAAATAATGAAACGCCGAAGTTAGGAGAAGAAGTGGAATACCGAATTAGCTTTAAAAATACGGTAGAAAACGGAAAGCTAGCAGAGGTGAAAATAGAAGACGATTTACCAAATGGATTAGAGTATGTGAAAGATAGTGTAAAAGCAGAAGGTTCTAAGCCAGATCCGGTAGAACTGAAAGTGAAAGATGGAAAAGTAATCGCAAAATATCCAGAAATTACGGATACAGAAGAAAGAAGTATCGTCTTTAAAGCGAAAGTAAAAGAAGAATTTAAAGTTGGTGAAGGTATTGTCAATAAAGTAGTTGTTGATGATACAAAAGATCCAACAACTTCAGAAGTAACAATTACGCCAGAATATAAAGACGGTAAGCTTAAAGCAGAGAAATTTGTAAACAATAAAAAACCGAAATTAGGAGAAGAAATAGAATACCGAATTAGTTTTAAAAATACGGTAGAAAACGGAAAACTAGTAGAGGTTAAAGTAGAAGATGAAATTCCAGCTGGATTAGAGTATGTAGAGAACAGTTTACAAGCAGAAGGATCTAAACCTAGTCCGGTAGAATTGAAATTTGAAAACGGTAAGGTAATGGCAAAGTATCTAGAAATTACGGATACAAAAGAAAGAAGTATTATCTTTAAAGTGAAAGTAAAAGAAGAGGCAGAAATAGGCAAGGAGATTGTTAATAAAGCAATCGTAGTAGATACAAAAAATGAGCCAGAAGAGCCTTATGTGGAAATTACTCCGCAATATAAAGATGGTAAAATTGCTGCGCAGAAAGTGGCCAATAATCATAAACCGAAACTAGGAGAAGAAGTAGAATACCGAATTAGTTTTAAAAATACGGTAGAAAACGGAAAACTAGCAGAGGTAAATATAAAGGATGCATTACCAAATGGTTTAGAGTATGTGGAAGGCAGTATCACGGCAGAAGGGTCTAAACCGAAACCAGCAGAGCTACATGTGAAAAATAATAAGATAATGGCAAAATATCCAGCTATTACAGATACAGAGGAAAGAACCATTGTCTTTAAAGCGAAGGTAAAAGAAAGCGCAAAAGTGGGAGAAGAAATCGTAAATGAGGCAATTGTAGATGATACAAAGAATCTGCCAGAAGAGCCTTATGTACCGATTACACCACAATATAAAGATGGGAAAATTGAGACAAGAAAAGAAGTAAGTAACCATGAACCGAAGTTAGGTGAGGAAATCGAATATCGAATTATTTTTAATAATACGGTGAAAGATGGAAAGCTAGCAGAGGTGAAGATAGAAGATGAAATTCCAGCTGGATTAGAGTATGTAGAGAACAGTTTACAAGCAGAAGGATCTAAGCCTAGTCCGGTAGAATTGAAATTTGAAAACGGCAAGGTAATGGCAAAGTATCTAGAAATTGCGGATACAAAAGAAAGAAGTATTGTCTTTAAAGTAAAGGTGAAAGACTCGGTTACAATAGGGAAGGACATTACAAATAAAGCGATTATTCATGTGGATGATCCGAACCATCCTATAATTGAACCAACCGCAAAAATTACACCGCAACATAAAGACGGTAAAATTGCTGCTCATAAAAAGGTGAATAATCATAAACCGAAGCTAGGGGAAGAAATCGAATACCGCATTTCATTTAATAATACGGTGAAAGATGGAAAACTGGCAGAGGTTAAAATTGAGGATGAAATTCCGTCTGGTTTAGAGTATGTGAAAGATAGTCTAAAAGCAGACGGTGATAAGCCAGCCCCAGTAGAGTTGAAAGAAGAAGCTGGTAAGGTTAGTGCGAAGTATGAAAATATCACTGACATGAAAGAAAGAAGCATTATCTTTAAAGTGAAGGTGAAAGATTCCGTTGAAGTGGACAAAGCAATTGTAAATAAAGCAATTGTTGATGATACAAAAAATCCACCAGAGCGACCGGAAGTAGATATTACACCGCAGCATAAAGCTGGTAAATTTAAAGCTAATAAAAAGGTAAGTAAAAAAGATCCAAAGCTAGGAGAAGAAGTAGAGTACCGAATTAGTTTTAAAAATACGGTAGAAAATGGAAAACTAGCAGAAGTGAAAATTGAGGATCAACTACCAAATGGATTAGAGTATGTGAAGGATAGTTTAAAAGCAGAAGGTAATGAGCCAGCGCCAGTAGAGTTAAAAGAAGAAGCTGGGAAAATTATCGCGAAGTATGAGAATATCACTGATACAGCTGAGCGTAGTATTATCTTTAAAGTGAAAGTAACGGAAGTAGCAAAAGTCGGTAAGAAACTCGTGAATACGGCAGTTGTGGATGATGATAATCCGAAGAATCCTCCGCAAAAACCAGAAGCGATTATTACACCGGAGTATAAGAATGGAAAAATAAAAGCTGAGAAAACAGTAAATAACCCAGCTCCAAAATTAGGAGAAGAAGTAGAGTATCGAATTACGTTCCGTAACGTAGTTGAGCACGGAAAATTAGCGAAGGTGAAAATTAAGGATGAATTACCAAACAGTTTAGAGTTTGTAGAAGGTAGCGAAAGAGCTGAGGGGGATAATCCAAAACCGTTGCATGTAAAAGTGAAAAACGGCATAGTACTCGCAGAATATCCAGAAATTACGGATACGAAAGAAAGAAGTATCGTCTTTAAAGCGAAAGTGAAAGAAAAGGCTAAAATTGGCGAAGCGATTGTGAATACGGCGGTTGTGGAAGATACTATAAATCCACCAGAGAAACCGAATGTCGCGATACAGCCTCAACATAAAGAGGGTGTATTACAAGCTGAAAAGACAGTGAGTAACCATGAACCGAAGTTAGGAGAAGAAGTAGAATATCGAATTAGTTTTGAAAATACGGTAGAAAACGGCAAACTAACTGAGGTAAAAGTAGAGGACGAAATTCCAGCTGGTTTAGAATACGTACAGGATAGTATAAAGTCTGATGGGCCGGAACCAAATCCAGTAGAACTTAAAGTTGAGAATGGAAAAGTAACAGCAAAGTATCCAGAAATTACGGATACGAAAAAAAGAAGTATCATCTTTAAAGCGAAAGTAAAAGAAACGGTACAAGTAGGAAAAGAAATTATAAACAAGGCGGTTGTGGATGATAATAATCCAACCAATCCACCAGTTGATCCACTTATACCAATTACACCGCAATATAAAGATGGGAAACTAGAGGCAAGGAAAGAAGTAAGCAATCATGAACCAAAGCTAGGGGAAGAAATCGAATATCGAATTACTTTTAACGGCACGGTAGATGGCGGGAAGTTAGTTGATGTAAAGATTGAAGATAAAATTCCGTCTGGTTTAGAGTATGTGAAAGATAGTCTGGAGGCCGTAGGTGATAAGCCTGTACCAACAGAACTTAAAGTCGAGAATGGAAAAGTAACAGCGAAGTATCCAGAAATTATGGATACGAAAGAAAGAAGTGTCATCTTTAAAGTAAAGGTAAAAGAAACAGCAAAAGTTGGAGGAGAAATAACAAATAAAGCGATCATTCAAGTAGATGATCCAAATCATCCAGTTATGGAACCGACAGCGACAATAAAGCCAGAATATAAAGATGGTAAGTTAAAAGCAGCGAAGACAGTAAGTAATAAAGAACCGAAGCTAGGAGAAGAAATCGAATATCGAATTAGCTTTGAAAATACAGTAGAAAATGGAAAAATAGCTGAGGTAAAGGTAGAAGATGAAATTCCAGCCGGTTTAGAGTATGTGCAAGATAGCATTAGATTTGAAGGGGCTGAACCAAATCCAGTAGAGTTAAAAATGGAATTTGGAAAAGTAATAGCGAAGTATCTAGAAATTACAGATACGAAAGAACGTAGTATTATTTTTAAAGTGAAGGTAAAAGCAGCACCAAGTAAAGGGATAACAAATAGAGCGGTAGTGGACGATAAAATAAATCCACCACTTGAGCCTACAGTTACAATTTTACCGAAAACAAAAGAAGATTTTAAGATACCAGAAGAACCGAAGGAACCAGAAGTGAAGCCGGAAGAGCCGAAAGAACCGAAGGAACCAGAAATGAAACCGGAAGAGCCGAAAGAGCCAGAAGTGAAGCCGGAAGAGCCGAAGGAACCGAAGGAACCAGAAGTGAAACCGGAAGAGCCGAAAGAGCCGAAAGAGCCGAAAGAGCCGAAGGAACCAGAAGTGAAACCGGAAGAGCCGAAAGAACCGAAGGAACCAGAAATGAAGCCGAAAGATCTGGAGAAACCAGAAGTAAAACCGGAGAAACCGGAAGTAAGACTGGAAAAGTTAATTAAAGAACCGCAAGTAAAAGTAGAAAAAGAATTACCGAAAACAGGGGCAGCACATTCATGGATGATGTCAGTTAGTGCGGGAATTTCATTCTTAGTTGGCGGAGTATTATTCGTATTAGGTAGAAGAAGAAAACAATAA
- a CDS encoding GyrI-like domain-containing protein, with protein sequence MLHEPIIVKKEAFHAIGVSVTTTNEKEASTEGNTPQLWNRYFQEQMMHHIPNQQTKETFAFYSNYESDETGTYTFTIGMPVSSLKDVPENMTTLTIPTATYAVFTTRKGPVAEVVCEAWEYIWQWSKENKRAFTTDFELYDERALDPNQAQLDIYIALA encoded by the coding sequence ATGCTACACGAACCCATTATCGTAAAAAAAGAAGCTTTCCACGCAATCGGCGTTTCGGTTACAACGACTAATGAAAAAGAGGCATCTACTGAAGGAAACACTCCACAACTTTGGAACCGATACTTTCAAGAACAAATGATGCATCACATCCCAAATCAACAAACGAAAGAAACATTTGCTTTCTATTCCAACTACGAGTCAGATGAAACTGGTACATATACATTTACAATCGGTATGCCAGTTTCTTCACTAAAAGACGTTCCTGAAAATATGACAACTTTAACAATACCTACCGCTACATATGCGGTATTTACAACAAGAAAGGGACCAGTTGCTGAAGTCGTTTGTGAAGCTTGGGAATATATTTGGCAATGGTCGAAAGAAAATAAACGTGCCTTCACAACAGACTTTGAGCTTTACGACGAGAGAGCATTAGACCCAAATCAGGCACAACTGGATATTTATATTGCGTTAGCCTAA